DNA sequence from the Penicillium psychrofluorescens genome assembly, chromosome: 3 genome:
GGCGGTTTGGTTCCTTTCCACGGATCAGCCATGGTTAGGAGGAGGGGTGACtagaagatggtggtgaggcGGAGTTGAGTTGCGGTCCGTGAGGCTCtgcagagaaagagggcgAAGTCAGgtgaagaaaaaaagacacTAGGCAGGAATTATGTAGTGCATCTCAGTTATCCGATTTAGTACCATTTCAATCTGAACCCATTTATTCTATTATAGCTAGAGCCATCACTTCATAAACTACCTGTCACACTGTCTCCGCCGTATTGTAGTAGACGCCGATCGGGCCCCACAAAACAGAGACAagtttctccagctccggccGGAAGTCATCACACCGACCGGCGATTATCCCCACAACTAACCACCATGTCTAGCTAGCTCCCATGTCGTCTCCTTTTATCCCTAGGCCTGAGGAGTTTGGAGCCTCAGAGGACGATGGGCTCGATGCTGATTATAGCTTGGATGCGGAGTATTCCGAGGAGGTCGACTACTACGCCTTGCTAGGCCTATCGCGCACACCTCGCCCGACCGACGCCGACATTCGCTCAGCCTACCGCAACCTAACGCTCAGTTTCCATCCGGACAAACAGCCTCCGCACCTGCGCGAAGCCGCTGAGCACCACTTCACCCGGATCCAAGATGCCTACACGACCCTCATCGACCCCAAGAAGCGCGAAGTCTATGATCTGCTGGGTGCAGAGGGTGTACGACAGGAATGGgcccgtggtggtgccatGGGGATCGGAGGAGAGGCGCAACACCAGGAGGTCGGGGTCAAGACTATGTCGGCGGACCAATTTCGACGCTGGTTCTTAAAGACGATGAAGGCGCGGGAAAGGAAGGCTGTGGATAGCATGGTTCTGAGTCGGGTATGTGTCTTGCCGTGGCATCTTTGATGCAGTGCTGACTTGTGTTTGAATCGCTAGGGTCACATTACCTTGGGGGTCAATGCATCCAACACAATAAGTGTGAATGCAGAGGACAATGATGTGACATTCCACCTACCTTCGCCCCGGCTCTCTGCCTATGGCCTGAACTACCACTTCAAGGCACCGATTCCTATATCCAAACTCTGGAGTCCCCAGGAAGAGCAGTCTGAGGATGAAGATTCGGCTGCTGGAagcaaagaggaagaggaggccgagCCCCTAAATGTGACAATACAGACCGGCATTTCGGGCATGCTTAAATGTCCTACTCAAAAATTCACACTCACTCATGAAGATGACTCTGAGGAAGAACGGGTAGTAAGTATTGATGCGCTCAGCAGATTGAATAGACACTGACTGATCTCTAGGTTCCGCTGCCGCTGGCCCTTGTGGCTAAAGACCTTGTAGTTGGTGCCTCCGCCAGCCAGTCTTTCACAAGCACCACAGGAATATGGGGTAGACGCCCCTTCTCCGTTCTTAATGGCTCTACGGTTTCAGCGACTGCTCTCCTACTTCCTGTGCCAACCTTTCAGACCAGTGTGCAGAGAGCCTTTCAGCCAATACCGGGCATCAATCCCTTCAATGTTAACGTGACGAGTACATTCACACGGTCGTTATTGGAAACGCCGCCTTCTCTTCAGGTACATGCTACTAAACAGGTTGCTGAAACGAAGGTTGCCTTCTGCACCTGGTCTAGTGGCATGTTAACCTGGCCAGAGGCCATTATGCGCCTTCCTTTCGTCAACCTGAGCTTCGACTCTATAATCAGAGGCACTAGTGAAACGGACAGCTTGCAAATCGGACTAATTTCCTTTTCAAAGCCTAGCAGGCAGACAGCAAGCGCCgcagatgacgaggaagaacaggacgaggagctgcatGAACTTTCGAGAAAGCAGGATGAGCTAGATCGTGCTGCAGAGTCCTGGCAGGCTGTGATCCAAGCTTCTCCCGGAGGCGGTGCTCTGTCTCTGACCTATTCGCGAAACTTGTTTTCAGGCAAACCGGCCGATGATCCTGTCAGAGCGGAGTGGAGCTCGGAGGGCTATTATCCCATCCCAAACACAGATCAGCCCCGCGCGGTGCGACTGGAAGTCACCGGTGCCGTCGACCTCGGCCTTTCTCTTGCATGGAATGTTATGGGCGTTCGACGGATCGGCAAGTTTACGCGAATGGGACTCGGAATCGGCATTGCGGAACGCGGTATTGTGATGAACATATCTTGGAGACGGCTTGGCCAACGCATCACAATCCCCATCACCCTATGTCCTGTACAAGAAGCAAGTCAGGACGCCGCAGTGCTGGCTACCGTCTTCCCCTGGCTGGCATACTGTGCCATCGAATTTGGCTATATTCGCCCGCGCGATAGGAAGAGGCGTCGGCAGGCGGCAGCTCGCCGGCACAATGAGCTGAAGAAACTCATTCCCAAGAAGCGAGAGGAGAGTCGGCAGGCCATCGAGCTCATTCTCGATCAAGTGCAGAAAAGGCAGGCTCGGGAGCAGGCGCAAGATGGGTTGGTTATCACGAAAGCCGAGTACGGTTACGTTCCTCCGACAAATAAGAAACCCAAGAACGGATTCGCCGAGCCCAGGGTCATCGACGTGACGGTACCGGTGGCTGGACTGGTAGAACGGGGCCAGCTGATCATTTCCCAAGATACCATCAAGGTAAGTCGCAAATGGGAGTTCTTGGTTTAGAGACTAATTTGATTCATAGTTCAAATTGCTCGGGTTCTATGATCCAGCGCCGTTGTTGCCGAAACGGTTGAAGATCTGGTATAGGTaccaaggacaagatcacTTTGCGGACGCCGGTGATAAGGACAGTGTTGCCTGTCCTATGCGCCCGCATCTAGTTTCCGTCGCACGCGATCAACCATCTGGCTACCTTTAGGATTTGCATCTGTCTGTGGCCATCATTTTGCATCTCGTTGGATCTTCGATGCGCTTCTGCCACGCATCATGCACTTATGTGCACCATTATTGTAGAATATATATATGCATATAAATCCTGACAAGAGTGATAGAAGATGCACCGTCGTAATCCACACATCCGCTAATAGTAGTTTGAATCCACGATCTGCACCAACTGGCGCACGGGTGAGTACGGTCGACCACCCACGCCCGAAACGCAGCTGCCACTGCCCGGCCTCGAACaactttcttcttctgctcatTTTCCAACCCCCAACTGGACAGCACCTTGTCTGCTAACGAGTTCCACAATGAGCTCACTCGCATCAGGTCTTTTCAAATCCCTTCCCAAGCCCAAATACAc
Encoded proteins:
- a CDS encoding uncharacterized protein (ID:PFLUO_005506-T1.cds;~source:funannotate), whose product is MSSPFIPRPEEFGASEDDGLDADYSLDAEYSEEVDYYALLGLSRTPRPTDADIRSAYRNLTLSFHPDKQPPHLREAAEHHFTRIQDAYTTLIDPKKREVYDLLGAEGVRQEWARGGAMGIGGEAQHQEVGVKTMSADQFRRWFLKTMKARERKAVDSMVLSRGHITLGVNASNTISVNAEDNDVTFHLPSPRLSAYGLNYHFKAPIPISKLWSPQEEQSEDEDSAAGSKEEEEAEPLNVTIQTGISGMLKCPTQKFTLTHEDDSEEERVVPLPLALVAKDLVVGASASQSFTSTTGIWGRRPFSVLNGSTVSATALLLPVPTFQTSVQRAFQPIPGINPFNVNVTSTFTRSLLETPPSLQVHATKQVAETKVAFCTWSSGMLTWPEAIMRLPFVNLSFDSIIRGTSETDSLQIGLISFSKPSRQTASAADDEEEQDEELHELSRKQDELDRAAESWQAVIQASPGGGALSLTYSRNLFSGKPADDPVRAEWSSEGYYPIPNTDQPRAVRLEVTGAVDLGLSLAWNVMGVRRIGKFTRMGLGIGIAERGIVMNISWRRLGQRITIPITLCPVQEASQDAAVLATVFPWLAYCAIEFGYIRPRDRKRRRQAAARRHNELKKLIPKKREESRQAIELILDQVQKRQAREQAQDGLVITKAEYGYVPPTNKKPKNGFAEPRVIDVTVPVAGLVERGQLIISQDTIKFKLLGFYDPAPLLPKRLKIWYRYQGQDHFADAGDKDSVACPMRPHLVSVARDQPSGYL